The following are from one region of the Mixophyes fleayi isolate aMixFle1 chromosome 7, aMixFle1.hap1, whole genome shotgun sequence genome:
- the LOC142098710 gene encoding hemoglobin subunit alpha-3-like → MTFSDAEKSAIVGIWGKVSGNVNALGAEALERLFLSFPQTKTYFSHFDVSHGSADLQAHGGKVLAALGDAAKHLDNLDGALSKLSDLHAYNLRVDPGNFKLLSHCILVVLASHFPAEFDATAHAAWDKFIAAVSGVLISKYR, encoded by the exons ATGACTTTCTCTGATGCTGAGAAGTCTGCAATTGTGGGCATTTGGGGCAAAGTCTCCGGAAATGTGAACGCTCTCGGTGCTGAAGCTTTGGAAAG GCTATTTCTGAGCTTCCCTCAGACCAAGACTTACTTCAGCCACTTTGATGTGAGCCACGGATCTGCTGATCTTCAGGCTCATGGAGGTAAGGTCCTTGCTGCCCTTGGAGATGCTGCTAAGCATCTGGACAACTTAGATGGAGCCCTGTCCAAGCTGAGTGACCTTCATGCATACAACCTGAGGGTGGACCCAGGAAACTTCAAG ctgctgtctCACTGCATCCTGGTTGTTCTGGCTTCTCACTTCCCAGCTGAGTTTGATGCAACAGCCCATGCTGCCTGGGACAAGTTCATCGCTGCTGTCTCCGGTGTTCTTATATCCAAATACAGATAA